Proteins encoded in a region of the Megalops cyprinoides isolate fMegCyp1 chromosome 3, fMegCyp1.pri, whole genome shotgun sequence genome:
- the ripply1 gene encoding protein ripply1, translated as MDSAIHTTKQTPFAAIPRLPPYTMGAHRRAHSDSPSVLWRPWLVTSEDAQSRCRRTKSACPYSRFAAPGNNVVDGKSQSFQHPVRLFWPKSKSYDYLYSDGEALLRNFPVQATISFYDESDSEEEDEEAEWEDEESDSESCPKQTSHFTCWN; from the exons ATGGACTCCGCAATTCACACCACTAAACAGACGCCCTTCGCCGCGATTCCTCGTCTGCCCCCGTACACGATGGGTGCTCATAGGCGAGCACACAGTGACAG TCCTTCCGTCCTGTGGAGACCCTGGCTCGTGACCAGCGAGGATGCGCAAAGCCGGTGTCGTAGGACCAAGTCAGCATGT CCATACTCCAGATTTGCAGCACCAGGGAACAATGTGGTTGATGGGAAATCACAGTCCTTTCAGCATCCTGTTAG GCTCTTTTGGCCCAAGTCCAAGTCTTATGACTACCTCTACAGCGATGGAGAGGCACTCCTCAGAAACTTCCCTGTACAGGCCACCATCAGTTTCTACGATGAGTCGGACAgcgaggaagaggatgaggaggcagagtgggaggaCGAAGAAAGCGATTCTGAGAGCTGCCCCAAGCAAACCTCTCATTTCACCTGCTGGAACTGA